DNA from Actinoplanes sp. SE50/110:
GCGCCGCCAGCCGTCCTGCTGGGCGTCGCTGTGCAGGCCCGGGGTGTTCGGGTAACCCTGACCAACCGCCGCGGGCTGCGTGCCCTCGGTGATGATCACGCCAGCGCCCGCACGCTGACCGTAATACTCGGCCTGCAGCTCGTTCGGGGTGCCGTCCGGGTTCGCCCGGTTACGGGTCAGCGGGGCCATCCAAATGCGGTTTGACGCCTGCAACGCACCGGCTGTCACCGGTTGCAGAAGCGCACTGTCAGGTCCTAGAGGAGACGTCGTCATGCCGGGGTCAGCGCCCGACGCGATCGGAAGCTTCCTGACGGTGGGGATGATCACCCCTGCGGAAGCCGTCGCAAAGGAGTTCGTGCACAGCTGTACATTTCAGATCCCCTGCTGGCCCACGCGCACGCACGCCTGCGCGGCGCAGATCGAGCGCCACGTCAGGAGGCTGCCGTCCGCGCGCGCCGGGCACGGACTGTGCCCGTCACGAGCTGTAGCCGGAGCGCGGTTGCCGGAGATCGGCCGGAACGGCGTGAAGTAGCCGGGCGGTGCAATGGTGGATCGGTGCGTTCCGCGTTCGTACTTGTGCACAGCCTGCTGTTGGGTCCTCTGACATGGGCCCCGGTGGCAGCCAAGCTGGCGTCCTCGGGCGCATCGGCGGTAGTGCCGTCGTTGGTCGACGTCACCGATGCGGACGATCCGCCGTTCTGGCCACGCGTCGTCGACAGGGTCCACAATGCTGTCGCCCGGTTGCCGCCGAATCAACCGGTGTTCGTGGTCGCACACAGCAACGCCGGTCTGTTCGTTCCGGCAATCGTGCACGCGGCTCCGCGCCCGGTCGCCGGCTGCCTGTTCGTCGAGGCCAGACTGCCCTCTCGAACCGGGCCGACGCCGACCGCGTCGCCCGAGCGGCTGACCCACCTGCGTACCCAGGTGACCGAGGGTCGGCTGCCACAGTGGACAGCCTGGTGGGACGAGGAGGACGTCGCGGCGCTGTTTCCCGATCCGCAGACCAGATTGACGATCTCGGCCGAACAGCCACGGCTGCCACTGAGCTACTACGAGCAGCAGATTCCCGTACCCGACGGCTGGGATCGCCGGCCATGCGGGTATCTGCTCTTCGGGTCGCCGTATGACCAGATGGCGCAGGACGCCCGCGAACGTGGCTGGGATGTCGCCCAGGTCGCGGGACACCATCTCCACCAACTCGTCGATCCGGACGCGGTGGCCGCCGGCATCGTCGCCATGACCGACAGATGGCGCTTGTCGGCCAGCTGAGCCAACACGCGCCGACCACACGCGTCGGGCAGCGCGACGGTCACTGTCCTTGTCCACGAGCTGGTGTTCGTGCGCACTTCCGCCGCAGAGCGTGCGGTCGCCCCCGGCTTTGACCGATCCGTTTCTACGCCTACTCGGGTGTGAAGCACGGGCCGACGGCCACGTTGGATTTCTCAGGGTCAACTCAGGGTCGTTCGCCGGATACGCCGGTCCGCCTCACGGACGAGCATCGATCCATGGTGCAAAACAACACCGCCGGTGCCGCGCGTCGTCGGGATATAGGCGCCATGGGCTTATCGGTGACCGTGGCTGGCACTTCAGGGATGATCCTGGGCGATTGGACTTCTTCTCCCTGGTGGATCTCCCCGATGGCCAACGGCGTGATGATTTTCATGGCGCTCTACCCGCTGAGATATCTCAAAACGAAGGTCGACCGGCTCGGCAAGGCCGACTTGGTTTACCTTCTCACGACTAGCGTGATCTCGATCGCGGTGACTGCCGCGGTGGTAGTCACGCTGCAGAACGGAATAACCACTTACCTGCTCGCGGGAGTGGCGAGCCTCGCAGTATGGATGTCGACCGCATGGTGGGTGGGACGGAGCCGCACCGACGCGCCGGGCACTCGCGAGCGATGACCACCCAACAGCCGGCCTGGTGACGTATCTTCGCCGAGTGCACTGATTTGCCGCAGTCCGCGCGTACCGATCATCGACCGCAGGTCACGCGCCGCCGCTGACATCCGACTTTGCCGATGTGCGGGTGTGCCTGCGGGCGGAAGTTACACAGCGGCGCATGCGTTTGTGACTGTCTGGGTCCACACCTCAGGGTGGGTAAACCAGAAGTCATGCGGCACCCCAGGCACGGTGGAGAACTGCCCCCGTGGAACCAGCTCCGCAAGCTGCGCCAGGGACCACGCCGGGCGGATGTCGTTGCCGGCCGCGATGAAATGCATCGGCACGCTGCAGTCGGCCAGTGCCCGCCATAGGCTCGGTCGATGAATCCATTCGGTGAACGACTCGCCGAGAGCTGCGTGCACTTCGGGCACCCAGTCGATGTCGACAAAGGGCTCCGTGGCCTTGCTGGCCTCATACGCCTCAGACCATGTGCGGTCACGCTGCGGACCCCTCCCGGCGATGCCGACCAATGCAGCAACCGCCTCCGGATGTTCGACCGCGTAGCGCATACCCAGATCAGAACCCCACGAATGGCCTACCACAGTCCACGCGCTGACACCGACCGCCTCACGAATTCCTTCGAGATCAGCGATTGCTTCTTCCATGGTGTGCGGGCTGCCGCCCGAGCGGCCAACGCCGCGCGGCTCGGGGTACCAGGCGCGATGGCCCAGCGGCGAGATTTCATCCCGCTCCAGGTACTGCACACAACCTGGACCGCCGGTTAGGACGACAACATCAGGCCCGTGACCCGTTACACCAACGTGCAACGCGGTAGTCCCTACCTGAATCATCCGCGACTCCATGTGCGCGAACGCTACCAACACCGGCCGTCCCCCCCTTGCCGCTGTCCGCGCTCGGGCCAGCGTGCCGTCACGGCCAGTGGCCGACGCCGACGGACCGACGTCCTGTCGTGCCGACGACCGGGCACCCCGGTCTTGACTCGACTCCTACTCATAAACCAGTGCCGCCCGGAACATAGCGGCTACCGTCGACCAATCTGGGCTGTCAGGAACCGGCTCCTTCAGAACGTTCGAGAAGAAGCCGTCCATGGACTTCGTCCAGCGGCCCGCGGCGTCGATGAAGGCATCTGTGGTGGGATTCTCGGTCGGAAGATCGCCTTCGCGAAGCCGGGCTGCCAAGCTCATCAAGTAGCGAGCCAGATCCTCGCGACTCTCAACGGCGGCTATCTCAGGATCCTGCCAGTTCACGACGCGCACCTTACTCGAGTGCGTTCTGGTCAGTGTCCGGATCTACCGCGTCCGGGAGAGCCACCGCTATTTCGCGTTCGACGCCCTACGCATCGCGTTGCCCGTCACCGACTTACTCAAGTAGCCGCGATCCGGTCGTTACGCGAAGTAATTGCAGTGGGGGCGCGCTCGCTTCTCGCCGAATTGCGGATGCACTCGATGTCGCGTTACTGCGATCATGTCCTAGTCATGCGTCCACCTGAGCCAGCGCCCCTTCAGCCCGGCGTTCGAGGCACCAGATAATCACCGGATACGACAGTGTCATCATCGCCGGCAGACCAGCGGGCGACAGCGTCCGCGCCATGCTCGATGACGTGCACGCCCACTGGCCCGACATGCTGGTCCGACTAGGAAAAGCCGGAACGTTCTGACCCTGGCACCTCGTGGGGCCGGAGTTCCGACCGATACCGGAGAGCTGTACGTCGCCCGCGATACGGCGATGGAGCAAGACTGGGACGAGGCGGGCTACTCACTCAGGGCGGATGGCGAAGGCCCGTTCGCAGTCCTATACCAGCCGTCGCCGCAGCCTACAATCGCAATCCGCGTCAACGAGCACCCGTACGAGCATCGGGGCTACGGCTTCCAACCGCACACGGCAACCTTGATCACGGCTGGCCTGTCGCTCGTCACGATCGTTACTCCCGACGAGAAAAGCCTGTTCAGCAAGAATCTCCATGGCCTACTCAGCAAGGCGCTCATCGGAAACACCCAGCACTGAGAACCGGACGCCACGCCGCTCGCCACGCCATCCGCTCATAGCCGCAGAGCACGCGCGCTGGACACCCATCACTGCCCCTGCGCGGCGCGGCAGCTGACACGCACCATGACATCTGTCATCGGTCGCCGGTGATCCGTGCACCGGAACCGGTGAGGATCGGCACTACTTCGGCGCCTGCCGGGCGCAAAGACTCATGGCCATGAGGAGAACGCTCGCCGCGGTCCTGGCCATCGCCGCCGCCATGCTCACCGCCGTACCCGCCCAGGCCGCGCCGGTCCGGCGACTGGTCCTGCCCGCCGCCACCGGGCACGACCGGATCGGCACCGTCGCGCTGCACCTGGTCGACCGGTCGCGCCCCGACCCCTGGGTGCCCGCCACGCCGGCCCGCGAAATC
Protein-coding regions in this window:
- a CDS encoding alpha/beta hydrolase; its protein translation is MRSAFVLVHSLLLGPLTWAPVAAKLASSGASAVVPSLVDVTDADDPPFWPRVVDRVHNAVARLPPNQPVFVVAHSNAGLFVPAIVHAAPRPVAGCLFVEARLPSRTGPTPTASPERLTHLRTQVTEGRLPQWTAWWDEEDVAALFPDPQTRLTISAEQPRLPLSYYEQQIPVPDGWDRRPCGYLLFGSPYDQMAQDARERGWDVAQVAGHHLHQLVDPDAVAAGIVAMTDRWRLSAS
- a CDS encoding alpha/beta fold hydrolase — translated: MQYLERDEISPLGHRAWYPEPRGVGRSGGSPHTMEEAIADLEGIREAVGVSAWTVVGHSWGSDLGMRYAVEHPEAVAALVGIAGRGPQRDRTWSEAYEASKATEPFVDIDWVPEVHAALGESFTEWIHRPSLWRALADCSVPMHFIAAGNDIRPAWSLAQLAELVPRGQFSTVPGVPHDFWFTHPEVWTQTVTNACAAV